DNA from bacterium:
TCGTACCCCTTCCCCTCCACGATGGCCGCGATGACGACGCCGATCCAGCTCAGGAAAAATCCCAACAGGAACCCGGTGAAGCCGATGCCCTTGGAGCGCCCGATCATCCCCCCGATGATCATCGGCAGAACCCACGCCAGAAAGAGGATCGGCGCCCAAAAAAACCAGGCCAGTCCCCAGAACATGCCTACCCCCTTTTAAAACAGGAGCGAGAGCGCCACGGCGTGGGACGGCCCGGCGCCGAGGGGGTCGGTGCGGAAGGCGTAGTCCACGCGCAGCTCGCCGCCCTCGAAGAGCCCCGCGATGATGCTCCCCCCGGCGGAGATTTCGCCCGTTTCGAGGTTCCCGGTTTCGTACCCCACGCGCACCGCCAGTGTGGGCACGGGCCAGTACTCGGCGCCCAGGCGCCACTCCGGCCGCGTGTCGGCCGTGGTGACGAAGTCCGCCTCGAACCGGAGCCAGCCGTCCAGGTCGTAGCCGATACCCGCCGCGTACTCCACGGGCAGGGCCTCCTCGGTGGCGGCGGCGGTCTTCCACTTGTAGCTGCCGATGATGTCGCGCACGCAGAGGCCGACGGCCAGCCCGTCCCAGGGCCGCACCCGGAAACCCAGATCCACCGCCCCGCCCTCGGCGGTCTTCTCGGCCACGGAGGTGAACATCATCCGCGCCGTCAGCCCCACCCCGAGCCACTCCAGCGGTCGGACCCCGAAGGCGAAGCTGGCGATGTGCTCGTCGTAGGAGAACTCGCCGGTGCGGTTGCCGCCGGTGTCGCGGCCGTCGAAGCCGCCGACGCGCAGGTAGTACCAGGCCGCCTCCACCGTGGCCCGGGCGTCGGCGATGGGCAGGGGGTAGACGAAGCCGGCGCTGGACTGGGTCCGGTCCAGAGACAGATTCCGGTGGAACAAAAGACCCTGGATATTGAGGGCGAAGGCCAGCCCCGCGGGGTTGTAGCCCACCGCCTCGGCGTCCTCCACCAGGGCGACCCCGACGCGGCCCATGCCCAGGGTCCTCACGCCCCAGCCGAGCCGGAGCACCGCCCCCGGACGGCCCCCGCCGTCGTAGTCCGCCGCGGTGGAGATGAGCGCGAAGACGAGAAGGAGCCCTGCGATTTTCTTCATATCGGCCACCTCATTCCACCACGGCGATCTTGCCCACGAAGGCCCGCTCGCCGTTGGCCACGATAACGTAGTAATAGACGCCGTTGGCCACCCGGCGCCCCGAGGCGTCGGTGCCGTCCCAGACGTCCTTCTGATACTCGAACCCGCCCCGGTACACCTCGTCCTTCACGATGTTTCTGACGTGGCGCCCCTCGAGGTCGTAGATGTCTATGTCCACAACCGCGTCGTGGGTCAGGGGGTGCCCGGAGACGCTGAAGCGGATGGTGCAGACGCCGTGGCCCAGCGGCGAGAAGGGGTTGGGGAAGGCGTAGGCGATGGGCTCGTCAATGAAGCCCGAGCGCGGCTGGAAGTCAATGATGTCGAAGGAGGCGCCGCCGTCGCGCGAGACCTGCAACCCCACCGGCGTCCCGGCCCAGATGGTCCGGTTGTCCTCCGTGGAGACGGAGTAGATGTTGTTGGAGTAGAGCCCGCGGCCGGTGATGGTCTCCCAGGTGCCGTTGGGGAGGCGGTGGGAGAGGCCGCCCGCCTGGCCCGGACCGTTGTAGGCGGTGGCCACCCAGAGGTGGTCCTCGGCGCCGGGCTCGATCCAGTAGATGGCGTTGGAGTTCAGCCCCGCCGTGGTCTCCGCCGCGAACCGGGTCCAGTTCCAGGCCCACTCCCCCCGGCGCACCAGCCACAGGCCGTACCATTGGCCCTGCTCGCCGGTGACGGTCCCGACCCAGACCCAGAGGCCGTCCTCTTTCTCCTGGACCTCGACGAAGCCCACCACCTGGCTCGATTGCCCGCCCAGATCGGGTACGCCCTGGAGCTCCCAGGTCTCGCCGCCGTCGGTGGAGACGGCCAGGCCCGCGCCGGTGCCCGCGAAGAGGTAATCCTCCGTGCGCGCCAGGGCGAAGACGTTGTCGCCGAACGTCAGGTCGCTGGGGACGCTGCGGTGCCAGGTGTCCCCGTCGTCGGTGGAAATCGCCACCCCGCCGGACCAGCACCCGGCCCAGACGGTCCCATTCCCGTCGGACTCGGTGTCCCACACGGCGTCGTTGCCCAGGCCGTTCGCGGTGGTCCAGGTGTCCCAGGTCCGCCCGCCGTCGCGGGTCCGGGCCAGCCCCGCCCCCACCAGGGGGTCCAGCCCGCTCTCCCGGGGGTAGAAGCAGCCCAGGTACACGTCGCCCTCGGGCGCGATGCGCACCGTGCCCACGTCGGACGCCGACCCGGGCAGGCCGTCGTCGTAGCCGTAGGCGCTCCACGTCTCGCCCCCGTCGTCGGACTCGCCGAAGTTCTTCAGCGTGCCGATCCAGACCGCCGCCGACGTGTCGTCAATGGCCACGACGGTGTTGTCCAGGCTGTCCTCGGGGGGCGGTATCGTCGGATGAGCGCAGCGCTGGAGCGGCTCGCGGCCGCCGGCGAGCGTAGCCAGGGCCGCCAGGATGGCGAAGGTTCTCTTCATGGGGGTCCTTTCGCGGGAACATTCGGACGGCGCGATTATAGGCCACGCCGGTTGGCGGCGCAAGGTCCCGGTCCCGCGTCAGGATGGACCGCTTCAGATTGACGAGGCGTACCATTCCCACGCCGGAATTACCGCACAAGCTGTGGTATAATTTCCACGCAATAACAACCCCCCGAGGTTCTCATGGCCGACAAGCCGAAGCGCCTCGCGCTCCCCTTCCGCTGGGGCCTGCGCCTGGCGGTCGTCGTCGGGCTGCTGGTCCTCTTCCGGCTGGCCGCCGGACTCCAGCGCGTCCCCTACTACCGCGCATTCGACCACCGGGTCGTCGTCCTGGGCTTCGACGGCGTGGATTCGGACCTGTTGGAGAAGTGGATGGCCGCCGAGGACCCCGAGAACCCCGGCCAATCGCTGTTACCCAACCTGACGGCCCTGGCCGCGCGGGGGACCTACAGCCCGCTCGTGCCGACCATCCCGGCCCAGAGCCCGGTGAGCTGGTCCAGCTTCGCCACCGGCGCCAACCCCGGCAAGCACGGCATATTCGATTTCCTCCTGCGCGACCCCAAGACCTACACCCCCGTCTTCGCCATGCTGGATTCCTCGGAGGCCGAGTTCCTGTGGGACCTCATCCCGACGACGATGCCCAAGGTGTGGTGCACCCGGCAGGGGACGGCCTTCTGGGACGTGGCCAGCGCGGCCGACGTCCACCAGCTGCTCATGCAGGTGCCGGTGACCTTCCCCTGCCCCTGCGCCACGGGGGAGGTGCTCTCGGGCCTCGGGGTGCCCGACGTGCGGGCGACGATGGGGACCTTCTTCTACTGGGCCGAGGACCTGCCGCCGGGCATCGAGGAGGACACCGAGTTCGGCGGGAAGCTCTACCACCTCACCCTGGAGCGTGACGGGAGCTTCGAGCTGCCCGTCGAGGGGCCGCGCAACCCCGTCATCCGCGACAACAAGCGCGAGCTGCGCGAGGAGGCCCTGGTCCGCCAGCTCGACCCCGACGAGCTCGCCTACCTGGACACCCCCGAGGAGATTATCCTCCCCGTCCGGGGGCGCCTGTTGGACGACGGCTCGGTCAGCCTGAACGTCGGCGACCAGAACATCGTGCTCAAAGAAAACGAGTGGAGCGACTTCGTCGAGTTCGACTTCCGCGTGAACGCGCTCATCACGGTCGAAGGCATCAGCCAGTTCAAGCTGTTGTCCACGGACCCGCTGCGGGTTTACCTGCACCCCGTCAACTTCGACCCGCGCGACCCCGCTTTCCCCATCTCCTGCCCCGAATGCCTGTGCGCCGAGGTGGCCGAGGAGGTCGGGCTCTACTACACCCAGGGGTGGGCCATAGACACCTGGGCCATCTCCGAGGGCCGCATCGGCGAGGATACCTTCATGGAGAACCTGTGGAAGGTCGCCGACGACCGGTTCAACATCACCCGGTATCTCTACGAGAAGAACCACCCGGAGCTGACCGTGGCGGTCTTCCAGTGTACGGACCGGGTGCAGCACATGATGTG
Protein-coding regions in this window:
- a CDS encoding alkaline phosphatase family protein yields the protein MADKPKRLALPFRWGLRLAVVVGLLVLFRLAAGLQRVPYYRAFDHRVVVLGFDGVDSDLLEKWMAAEDPENPGQSLLPNLTALAARGTYSPLVPTIPAQSPVSWSSFATGANPGKHGIFDFLLRDPKTYTPVFAMLDSSEAEFLWDLIPTTMPKVWCTRQGTAFWDVASAADVHQLLMQVPVTFPCPCATGEVLSGLGVPDVRATMGTFFYWAEDLPPGIEEDTEFGGKLYHLTLERDGSFELPVEGPRNPVIRDNKRELREEALVRQLDPDELAYLDTPEEIILPVRGRLLDDGSVSLNVGDQNIVLKENEWSDFVEFDFRVNALITVEGISQFKLLSTDPLRVYLHPVNFDPRDPAFPISCPECLCAEVAEEVGLYYTQGWAIDTWAISEGRIGEDTFMENLWKVADDRFNITRYLYEKNHPELTVAVFQCTDRVQHMMWRLLDTDHPMYSADLEKLYGRAVFEVYKWMDGVVGWFTEHMDPDDVLIVMSDHGFGSYRRDVNLNNWLIEKGYLVLKQGYRTEEHNLEDLFGQQGLFFAGVDWDKSVAYALGLGEIYINLKGREAKGIVEPGEEYDQLVDEIARKLLLLVDTNPPHGPRPKEEGDRVYGPDDPLRPDSMPVVRNVYRGDVVYHGDAMENFPDILVGFYEGYRVSWQCSLGGIEPAMLRDQRKKWSADHCSLDPGIVTGVFLVNRPWKLAKLPEIIDLAPTILELLGLAPLPEMDGVSLIPGGEG